From Stigmatopora nigra isolate UIUO_SnigA chromosome 5, RoL_Snig_1.1, whole genome shotgun sequence, a single genomic window includes:
- the klhl30 gene encoding kelch-like protein 30, which produces MVRNVDDLDFCLPSHPQTILEGLRSLCSQPKMVDVTLSAGGRDFPCHRDVLALCSAYFASMFSGDFAESIQARVELHGVDPDVLGCLLDFAYSGKLTINQSNVEALIQTSSRLQFQTVRAVCTRYLQHQIDASNCLGILEFGEIHGCPEVVAKARAFLLENFEAVQLAEEFLLQEKERLVSCLSHEGLHVRCERSRVEAVLRWVGHRRESRLDHMPELLGLCRLELLHPDYLRETLMRDVLVQASDGCREAVEKIHTEKMHSSPEPGGQVDSQSPQPNLQEVLFVMGGRSLDDESDDESDDDDGHRAREPRAQPRNCAFYNTKTKLWHELPNFPNPNKWGFSMVSLNNDVYVTGGSRGSNTNTWSTTETWKYSTKEGQWVTVAPMLRPRTNHSSATLDGEIYVVGGTTLDRVEVERYDPYHNSWTSTCPAVKYVTNFSCTACRGKLYVIGSCAVKYNALTMQCYNPVIDSWITICSPFIPKYLSSPRSVCMEGNIYLLADNTKKVYSYDPDANMWQKIQLLHTLHENGGLVSLDGRLYVTGGHWKGMEGDYGVEVEVYNRGSDTWEVEGFLPRLWFYSGVSTIFLDPANWPRVFPADAT; this is translated from the exons ATGGTGCGCAACGTGGACGACCTCGATTTCTGCCTGCCTTCGCACCCGCAGACCATCCTGGAGGGCTTGCGTTCCCTTTGCTCTCAGCCCAAAATGGTGGACGTGACGCTGAGCGCCGGGGGCCGCGACTTCCCATGCCACCGTGACGTCCTGGCCCTCTGCAGCGCCTACTTCGCCTCCATGTTCTCGGGGGACTTTGCCGAGAGCATTCAAGCCCGTGTGGAGCTCCATGGAGTGGATCCAGATGTTCTGGGCTGCCTCTTGGATTTTGCCTACAGTGGGAAGCTAACCATCAACCAGAGCAACGTGGAGGCTTTGATCCAGACCTCCAGTCGCCTGCAGTTCCAGACCGTCCGGGCGGTGTGCACGCGTTATCTTCAGCATCAGATCGACGCTTCCAACTGTTTGGGCATCCTGGAATTCGGGGAGATCCACGGATGTCCGGAAGTGGTGGCCAAAGCGCGGGCTTTTCTTTTGGAGAACTTTGAGGCGGTCCAACTCGCTGAGGAATTCCTGCTTCAGGAGAAGGAGCGCCTGGTCTCCTGCCTGAGCCACGAGGGGCTCCACGTCCGATGCGAGCGCTCCCGTGTGGAAGCCGTCCTCAG GTGGGTCGGGCACCGGCGGGAGTCCCGGCTGGACCACATGCCGGAGCTGCTGGGCCTTTGCCGACTAGAGCTGCTCCACCCGGACTATCTGAGGGAGACTCTGATGCGGGACGTCCTCGTCCAGGCCTCGGACGGCTGCCGGGAAGCCGTTGAGAAGATCCACACGGAG AAAATGCACTCGTCTCCAGAACCGGGAGGCCAAGTCGACTCCCAAAGTCCGCAACCCAACCTGCAAGAGGTGCTGTTCGTCATGGGAGGACGCTCCCTGGACGACGAGTCGGACGACGAGTCGGATGATGACGATGGCCATAGAGCGAGGGAGCCCAGAGCTCAGCCCAGAAATTGTGCTTTCTACAACACCAAGACGA AACTGTGGCACGAACTACCCAATTTCCCCAACCCCAACAAGTGGGGCTTCTCCATGGTATCACTCAACAATGACGTCTATGTCACAG GTGGTTCTCGAGGCTCCAACACCAACACCTGGTCCACCACAGAGACATGGAAGTACTCCACCAAGGAAGGCCAATGGGTGACGGTGGCGCCCATGCTGAGACCTCGCACCAACCACTCGTCAGCCACGCTCGACGGAGAAATATACGTTGTTGGTG GTACGACATTGGACCGCGTGGAGGTGGAGCGGTACGACCCGTACCATAACAGCTGGACTTCCACGTGCCCCGCCGTCAAGTACGTGACCAACTTCTCGTGCACGGCATGCCGGGGAAAGCTGTACGTCATCGGTTCCTGTGCCGTCAAGTACAACGCCTTGACCATGCAGTGCTACAACCCCGTCATAG ACAGCTGGATTACCATCTGTTCGCCGTTCATCCCCAAATATTTGTCGTCACCTCGCTCCGTGTGCATGGAGGGAAACATCTACCTGCTGGCCGACAACACCAAGAAGGTCTACTCCTATGACCCCGATGCCAATATGTGGCAGAAG ATCCAACTTCTCCACACGTTGCACGAGAACGGCGGTCTGGTGTCGCTGGACGGGAGGCTCTACGTGACGGGCGGCCACTGGAAGGGCATGGAGGGTGACTACGGCGTAGAGGTGGAGGTGTACAACCGGGGTTCTGACACCTGGGAAGTGGAGGGCTTTCTCCCCAGACTCTGGTTCTATAGCGGGGTTTCTACTATTTTCTTGGACCCCGCCAACTGGCCTCGAGTCTTCCCCGCAGACGCCACGTAG
- the espnla gene encoding espin-like protein, with translation MNTLKQPESEETVAARYPRPSKSIVAHIENVQTATSVIQGLHHPKRMVPDGNKLLADRKLLGDMKPIVSLKQSSLLGVFTGQASKVVVLPSGEANLSDIDYLVPSHDEKGQPIAEWKRQVMVRQLQARLLDEEDQNWKENGPSLSKVSWRYSQAHNAILGPSGELLTERDLVYLEQQIASVTLRRHAGEGCELELARLVEELRHLLPAPIVNISAKRPPLLPGWCCRISGIVKSMSLLTSDLAEMPDSQLASVFSQAPDRRASTRGRRQRIEDEIRRFGVSVRTLKCNFETREEPGGDGGVPAPEQAPEEKLPEVVESTSLRKERIVVLFLGHWKKSAYAVTLKNRKSRDGENGSGEEGGPAKMLNSSLGHFFKQRSAVNKMLGNWRRIITSVPSRQIRRLHRQQAIYSPEQFLPRVGGVPLEYDNLTLDLFMLGYFHILELDLPVDERKMRHLLCFEVFDHVGSFPWELVRDFHKAVIRDIEAGDRQWKDGFEELKLQFFGKASEEGQGGTEAGPEPEAEIPAQVRTLPKVIVQTPTPDEDSLYTGTDITSFSNEEICQYIDRSFAFWKEKEAEIFDFE, from the exons ATGAACACCTTAAAG CAACCCGAGAGTGAGGAGACGGTAGCGGCCAGGTACCCTCGGCCTTCCAAAAGCATTGTAGCGCACATCGAGAACGTCCAAACGGCCACGTCAG TTATTCAAGGTTTACATCACCCGAAGAGAATGGTGCCCGACGGCAACAAACTCCTGGCCGACAGGAAACTCCTGGGGGATATGAAACCCATCGTTTCGCTCAAGCAATCGTCTCTTTTGGGTGTTTTCACTGGACAAGCA AGTAAGGTGGTTGTCCTGCCCTCCGGGGAGGCCAATTTGTCGGACATAGACTACCTGGTCCCCAGCCACGACGAGAAGGGCCAACCCATTGCTGAGTGGAAGCGGCAGGTGATGGTAAGGCAGCTGCAGGCCCGGCTACTGGACGAGGAGGATCAAAACTGGAAG GAGAACGGCCCGAGCttgtccaaagtcagctggcgCTACTCGCAGGCCCACAACGCCATCCTGGGCCCGTCCGGAGAACTCCTGACCGAGCGCGACCTGGTCTACCTGGAGCAGCAGATCGCCAGCGTGACTTTGCGCCGGCACGCCGGCGAGGGCTGTGAGCTGGAGCTGGCCCGGCTGGTGGAGGAGCTCCGCCACCTCCTGCCAGCCCCCATCGTCAACATCAGCGCCAAACGACCGCCACTGCTGCCGGGCTGGTGCTGTCGCATCTCGGGGATTGTCAAGAGCATGTCGCTGCTCACCAGTGACCTGGCCGAGATGCCCGACAGCCAGTTGGCCAGCGTCTTCTCGCAGGCGCCGGACCGACGGGCCTCCACCAGGGGTCGCCGCCAGAGGATCGAAGACGAGATCCGGCGTTTCGGCGTGTCGGTGAGGACGCTCAAGTGCAATTTTGAGACGCGGGAGGAGCCCGGGGGTGACGGAGGGGTCCCTGCCCCGGAGCAGGCGCCGGAAGAGAAGCTTCCGGAAGTGGTGGAGAGCACCAGCCTCAGGAAGGAGCGCATCGTGGTGCTCTTCCTGGGACACTGGAAAAAGTCGGCCTACGCCGTGACGCTCAAGAACAGGAAGAGTCGTGATGGGGAAAATGGCAGTGGGGAAGAGGGTGGCCCGGCCAAGATGTTGAACAGCTCTTTGGGTCACTTCTTCAAGCAGAGAAGCGCGGTCAATAAAATGCTGGGCAACTGGAGGAGGATCATCACCAGCGTGCCTTCTCGACAGATACGACG GCTCCACCGGCAGCAAGCCATCTACTCCCCAGAGCAGTTCCTCCCCCGCGTGGGTGGCGTGCCGCTGGAGTACGACAATCTAACGTTGGACCTCTTCATGCTGGGCTACTTCCACATCCTAGAACTGGACCTCCCGGTGGACGAGCGCAAGATGAGGCACCTGCTGTGCTTCGAGGTCTTCGACCACGTGGGCAGCTTCCCCTGGGAGCTGGTGCGCGACTTCCACAAGGCCGTCATCCGGGACATCGAGGCCGGTGACCGCCAGTGGAAGGACGGCTTCGAGGAGCTCAAGCTCCAGTTTTTCGGCAAGGCGTCCGAGGAGGGCCAGGGGGGGACGGAGGCGGGGCCGGAGCCAGAGGCGGAGATTCCCGCCCAGGTTCGAACGTTACCCAAAGTCATCGTGCAGACGCCCACGCCAGACGAGGATTCGCTTTACACCGGGACCGATATCACCAGTTTCAGTAACGAGGAGATTTGCCAATACATTGATCGCAGTTTTGCTTTTTGGAAGGAGAAGGAGGCGGAAATTTTTGATTTTGAGTAA